A window of Streptomyces armeniacus contains these coding sequences:
- the chvE gene encoding multiple monosaccharide ABC transporter substrate-binding protein: MRSSRSPYARRATTAAGTLLALSLAATACGQQSEGGSDEKKGSAEDATIGIAMPTKSSERWIADGKNMVKQFEAKGYETDLQYGDDKVENQVAQIENMISKGHDALVIAAIDGSALTNVLSQAKDRDIPVISYDRLITGTENVDYYASFDNERVGKLQGQYIVDKLELEKARDEKFNVELFAGSPDDNNTKYFWDGAMSALKPYIERKQLTVRSGQTKMSQVTTLRWDGGTAQKRMDDLLSKNYGSARVDAVLSPYDGISIGVISALKSTGYGTESKPYPVITGQDAELASVKSILRGQQTQTVFKDTRELAKQTVAMTDAVLNDKKPKVNDTKSYDNGKKVVPSYLLDPVSVDKSNTQMLVDQGYYKAGQLK; the protein is encoded by the coding sequence ATGCGCAGCTCGAGAAGCCCGTACGCACGGCGCGCCACCACCGCCGCCGGAACCCTGCTCGCCCTGTCCCTCGCGGCGACCGCCTGCGGTCAGCAGAGCGAGGGCGGCAGCGACGAGAAGAAGGGCAGTGCCGAGGACGCGACCATCGGCATCGCCATGCCCACCAAGTCCTCGGAACGCTGGATAGCCGACGGCAAGAACATGGTGAAGCAGTTCGAGGCCAAGGGCTACGAGACCGACCTCCAGTACGGCGACGACAAGGTCGAGAACCAGGTCGCGCAGATCGAGAACATGATCTCCAAGGGGCACGACGCCCTGGTGATCGCGGCGATCGACGGCAGCGCGCTGACCAACGTGCTGAGCCAGGCCAAGGACCGGGACATCCCCGTCATCTCCTACGACCGCCTCATCACCGGCACCGAGAACGTCGACTACTACGCCAGCTTCGACAACGAGCGGGTCGGCAAGCTCCAGGGGCAGTACATCGTCGACAAGCTGGAGCTGGAGAAGGCCCGCGACGAGAAGTTCAACGTCGAGCTCTTCGCCGGATCGCCCGACGACAACAACACCAAGTACTTCTGGGACGGCGCGATGAGCGCCCTCAAGCCGTACATCGAGCGCAAGCAGCTGACCGTACGCAGCGGGCAGACGAAGATGAGCCAGGTCACCACGTTGCGCTGGGACGGCGGCACGGCGCAGAAGCGCATGGACGACCTGCTGTCCAAGAACTACGGGTCCGCCCGCGTCGACGCGGTGCTCTCGCCCTACGACGGGATCTCCATCGGCGTCATCTCCGCGCTCAAGAGCACCGGTTACGGCACGGAGTCCAAGCCGTACCCCGTCATCACCGGGCAGGACGCCGAACTCGCCTCCGTGAAGTCCATCCTCCGCGGCCAGCAGACGCAGACGGTCTTCAAGGACACCCGCGAACTCGCCAAGCAGACCGTCGCGATGACCGACGCCGTGCTCAACGACAAGAAGCCCAAGGTCAACGACACCAAGAGCTACGACAACGGGAAGAAGGTCGTCCCCTCCTACCTGCTGGACCCGGTGAGCGTCGACAAGTCCAACACCCAGATGCTCGTCGACCAGGGCTACTACAAGGCCGGGCAGCTCAAGTGA